A single genomic interval of Armigeres subalbatus isolate Guangzhou_Male chromosome 1, GZ_Asu_2, whole genome shotgun sequence harbors:
- the LOC134206804 gene encoding uncharacterized protein K02A2.6-like, whose amino-acid sequence MPPPKDVTTLRSFLGAVNFYAKFVPEMHQLRQPLDALLKKDAKFVWNSECQKSFRRFKEVLQSDLLLTHYDPSLDIIVAADASQSGIGGCLLYRFPDGSLKAVAHASRSRTPVEANYGQIEKEGLALVFAVTKFHRMLLGRKFTLQTDHQPLLRIFGQKKGIPVHTANRLQRWALTLLCYNFDIEYVSTTQFGYADVLSRLINGYVKSEEDFIIASIQLEDEIEIPLQEAISSLPVTFKSGRGATLQCPVLQQMIQYNQRGWPSKIEDIANPEVRPFFAHRDALSVVKGCVMMSNRLVIPDSFRQRILKQLHRGHPGMERMKAIARSHVRGHSLNLPGSFAGPINGLHFLIVVDAFTKWPEIRIVRSPTTSAVTEFLDELFARFGVPNVIVSDNGTQFTSEQFASNGQAERFVDTFKRSLRKITLAAHMFHIGYRNLCVAGFSHNQVTATNFVRLVLLGQRGGRTPSHLMLGRNIKTALDLLHHQQPKPVVLNQHQDEQFNRKHGATPRGFRKGDMVYAKVYRSNTKWQWESGVIIEVIGRVNHNVLLDDWHGRKKLIRSHSNQLKHRSSEATTGAADSTPLGILVQPRTEVQVVKAVSNQEIEAGSSQLDDVPERGRIQTDQPEPEHEEDNQPPIDPVPEPPSVRPQRVIRMPSRFEPYLFWK is encoded by the exons ATGCCACCGCCCAAAGATGTCACAACTCTACGCTCGTTCCTTGGTGCGGTGAATTTCTACGCGAAGTTTGTCCCGGAGATGCACCAACTGCGGCAGCCACTTGACGCGCTGCTGAAGAAGGATGCCAAATTCGTTTGGAACAGCGAGTGCCAGAAATCGTTCAGGCGCTTCAAGGAAGTACTCCAGTCGGATTTGCTTCTGACACACTACGATCCATCACTAGACATCATAGTTGCTGCCGACGCCTCGCAGTCCGGAATCGGTGGCTGCCTTCTATACAGGTTCCCCGATGGCTCACTCAAAGCTGTTGCACACGCTTCCCGCTCACGCACCCCCGTGGAGGCAAATTACGGACAGATCGAGAAGGAAGGTCTTGCACTGGTGTTTGCCGTAACGAAATTCCATCGGATGCTGCTCGGACGCAAGTTCACCCTCCAGACGGATCATCAGCCACTACTGCGGATATTCGGACAGAAGAAGGGTATTCCGGTTCACACGGCCAACCGCCTTCAACGTTGGGCCCTGACGCTTTTGTGCTACAACTTCGACATCGAGTACGTGTCCACCACACAGTTTGGATATGCTGACGTACTGTCCCGCCTCATCAACGGTTACGTCAAATCAGAGGAGGACTTCATCATCGCATCGATTCAACTGGAAGACGAAATCGAGATTCCACTCCAGGAAGCCATCAGTTCGCTGCCAGTTACATTCAAATCGGGGCGCGGCGCTACTCTTCAGTGCCCGGTTCTCCAACAAATGATCCAGTACAACCAGCGTGGATGGCCCTCCAAAATCGAAGACATCGCTAACCCTGAAGTTCGCCCTTTCTTCGCTCATCGAGACGCTCTATCGGTAGTGAAGGGGTGCGTCATGATGTCCAACCGTTTGGTGATTCCGGACAGTTTTCGGCAGCGGATTCTCAAGCAACTCCACCGAGGACATCCGGGAATGGAGCGGATGAAAGCTATCGCACGTAGTCACGT TCGTGGCCACTCGCTCAATCTCCCTGGGAGCTTCGCCGGCCCAATCAACGGTCTGCACTTCCTCATAGTGGTGGACGCCTTCACCAAGTGGCCGGAAATTCGCATCGTTCGATCCCCGACGACATCAGCAGTGACCGAGTTCCTCGACGAGCTGTTTGCCCGTTTTGGCGTTCCCAACGTCATAGTCTCCGACAATGGAACGCAGTTCACGTCGGAACAGTTCGCG TCCAATGGCCAGGCGGAGAGATTTGTGGACACCTTCAAGAGGTCGTTGCGCAAAatcaccctagcagcacacatgtttcacataggcTACCGCAACTTATGTGTGGctggatttagtcacaatcaagttactGCTACCAATTTTGtccgacttgtgctgctcgggcaacGAGGGGGAAG AACTCCTTCGCATCTGATGCTTGGTCGAAACATTAAGACGGCTCTCGATCTCCTGCATCACCAACAACCGAAGCCAGTGGTTCTCAATCAACACCAAGACGAACAGTTCAACCGGAAGCATGGCGCAACTCCTCGTGGCTTCCGAAAAGGCGACATGGTCTACGCCAAGGTCTACCGCAGCAACACCAAGTGGCAGTGGGAATCCGGCGTAATCATCGAGGTCATCGGACGGGTCAATCACAACGTGCTACTGGACGATTGGCATGGACGGAAGAAGCTCATCAGATCGCACTCCAACCAGCTCAAGCATCGTTCCAGTGAAGCAACAACCGGCGCAGCAGATTCCACACCACTGGGTATCCTG GTCCAGCCACGAACCGAGGTGCAAGTAGTGAAAGCGGTTTCCAACCAAGAAATCGAAGCAGGTTCCAGTCAACTCGATGATGTTCCCGAACGCGGTCGCATCCAGACCGACCAACCAGAACCGGAGCATGAAGAAGATAACCAGCCACCTATAGATCCCGTTCCAGAACCACCATCGGTCCGGCCACAGAGAGTGATCCGGATGCCGTCCAGATTCGAGCCGTACCTGTTCTGGAAATAA